A DNA window from Streptomyces bacillaris contains the following coding sequences:
- a CDS encoding DUF6531 domain-containing protein, translating into MTLAERRQQVKRDRGELSPMHNYIDPRAEKPSGTPHPRPTEPADRGPAANRSATPFGTQATGNPPWVSAYATAYPAMLSIGGQLQLPTGTTASSVSGMWLYVRDEAGNFVLQQEIKRSTGDPSGRYLDNGAWCYGWWPGNAYPADQCFWWSGSTLGGHLEDGKKYYAWIFLTGTDGSSSPGGTTSPLVEAFYTPDIPGAQAGICTCYAQAHRADPVNTATGMFFEQLTDASLVGPGVPLALERTYRSDSTTAGLLGRGWATPFDSKLTVATGKVTYRADDGASIVFTQNSDGTYKAPAGSAAKLVKGTSAFTLITPDHTKRTFTSGGQLVSVVDKAGKGLNLTYASGKLASVKDAAGRTTTFTAGADGLLTKVALPDTRSVSYGYTGGLLTSVTDPARKTSSYTYGTDKRLSSYTDPAGGKVSNLYDPTGRIRSQTDQNGKTTTFTWDGSRESHTTAPDGGVWTDVYSGNVLMSTIDPYGKSITYDYDRNLRPVSITDQRGNTTSMTYDSAGRMLTRSSPASLGYKEVWTYDTSGNITSHTDGRGNKTTYAYNTSNQLTTTTDPLGGTTAYTYTTLGAIQTVKTPRGKVTTYGYDTAGNRTSVATPLGEKATFTYDAAGRILTRTDPRGNATGADATAYMTTYAYDGRGLLSSATDPLGRTTTYTYNGAEQLLTARNPEGETTAFAYDDAGHLIRTTDAAGEFVTRTYSAAGHLASETDAAGNKTTYTYDKVGRLLTSVSPRGNVTGNDPAAYTTSYAYDAAGNTTKVTGPTGAFTTTTYDAINRPLVNTDQLGHTTGYTYDANDNVTKVTDAAGKTTLSVYDKNNRLTSSTNQLSKTSTYTYDADGHLLSSTSPLGNKESWTYDDDGRRATAVDPRGNVTGASPAQYTTTYDYDPSGNPTAVTGPLGNVTRTEYDAIGKVIRRTDADQRATTYRYDKLDRLTTVTAPGGAATTYGYDSVGNVASRTDANNHVTTYGYDAAHRLTSVTDPLDRVTTYAYDADSNPVKVTTPRGTTTRTYDVRGLVTKIDYSDATPDVTLGYDDAGRMTARANAKISEDFVYNAVGDLTKTRGFAYTYDAAGQMLTRKYSDGNTIGYTYDNDGRTATMTADGTTTYTSDAAGNLTKTALPNTETEERTYDRAGRVTAVTSTKAGTTVTKTALTLSAAGLPTRVDVTRAGVGTGGYDQTYDTAGRLTSGCYPQPWVTGCPATRTTSYTYDKVGNRLTSTLGATSTSYAYDDADQLTSTTTGTTTTAYAYDAEGNQTKAGADTLTYDLAGQISAATVAGANYTYDHDASGNQVATLKDGAVTSRTQWDPNAPLPILATEYDSAWAVKQSYRYDPLGQPAATKTGTGAVFYYHHDTQGSPLAVTSSTGTLHQRWAYDPYGTRVLGTVTAGAPSSTPTYTGARYETTTGNIDLHARQYNPATGRFNSTDPVTRSTSSHHVSPYAYADNVPTLLTDPSGRTPEDPNDSVDGIGDVLGIFGNAFADVVKSPFVFLGDAQDAFTGENGGAGAFLDKYLPVRPAYRLYRAEYMLRQQGCDALADLYAEAADELTQQVALVGVGGLTGWRRQAVEPETSTLGAEGLSSRPAIMGARTATELRNSPGAVTGGGRLSDISGGWLKGTHGSTGKVPGQIGRQLQGKSFKTFGDFREAFWKAVASDSGLATGFSKSNRTRMAAGRAPFVANQQAVGRNNKYVLHHVKPIQHGGGVYDLDNLVVVTPRYHAEILDPNYHQ; encoded by the coding sequence ATGACGCTGGCCGAGAGACGCCAGCAGGTGAAGCGGGACCGGGGCGAGCTGTCGCCCATGCACAACTACATCGACCCGCGCGCAGAAAAGCCGTCCGGCACACCGCACCCCCGTCCCACCGAGCCAGCCGACCGAGGCCCGGCCGCCAACAGATCGGCAACTCCGTTCGGCACACAGGCAACAGGGAATCCCCCATGGGTCAGCGCGTACGCCACTGCTTACCCGGCGATGTTGTCGATCGGCGGGCAACTGCAGTTACCGACGGGCACGACGGCTTCCTCGGTATCCGGGATGTGGCTCTATGTCCGCGACGAGGCCGGGAACTTCGTCCTCCAGCAGGAGATCAAGCGCTCCACCGGTGACCCTTCGGGCCGCTATCTCGACAACGGTGCCTGGTGCTACGGATGGTGGCCGGGCAACGCCTACCCCGCCGACCAGTGCTTCTGGTGGAGCGGCAGCACACTCGGGGGGCATCTCGAGGACGGCAAGAAGTACTACGCCTGGATCTTCCTCACCGGCACCGACGGGTCGTCGAGTCCGGGCGGAACCACCTCCCCCCTGGTGGAAGCCTTCTACACGCCCGACATTCCCGGAGCGCAGGCAGGCATCTGCACCTGCTACGCGCAGGCCCACCGTGCCGACCCGGTCAACACGGCGACCGGCATGTTCTTCGAACAGCTCACCGACGCCTCCCTGGTCGGCCCAGGTGTGCCTCTCGCCCTGGAACGCACGTACCGTTCCGACTCGACCACAGCGGGCCTGCTGGGACGCGGCTGGGCGACACCGTTCGACTCGAAGCTCACGGTCGCGACAGGGAAGGTCACCTACCGGGCGGACGACGGGGCGTCGATCGTCTTCACGCAGAACAGCGACGGAACGTACAAAGCCCCGGCCGGGTCGGCGGCCAAACTGGTCAAGGGCACCAGTGCCTTCACCCTGATCACGCCTGACCACACCAAGCGGACCTTCACCAGCGGTGGTCAGCTCGTTTCCGTCGTGGACAAGGCAGGGAAGGGGCTGAACCTGACGTACGCGTCCGGCAAGCTCGCCTCCGTCAAGGACGCCGCCGGACGCACGACGACCTTCACGGCCGGCGCGGACGGGCTGCTGACCAAGGTGGCCCTGCCGGACACGAGGTCGGTGTCCTACGGCTACACCGGCGGTCTGCTGACCTCGGTGACCGACCCGGCGAGGAAAACCTCTTCCTACACGTACGGCACCGACAAGCGGCTGTCTTCCTACACCGACCCCGCAGGCGGCAAGGTCAGCAACCTCTACGACCCGACCGGCCGGATCAGATCCCAGACCGACCAGAACGGCAAGACGACCACGTTCACCTGGGACGGCAGCCGCGAGTCGCACACCACGGCGCCCGACGGCGGCGTGTGGACCGACGTGTACTCCGGCAACGTCCTCATGTCGACCATCGACCCGTACGGCAAGAGCATCACCTACGACTACGACCGCAATCTGCGGCCCGTGTCCATCACCGACCAGCGCGGCAACACCACGTCGATGACGTACGACAGCGCCGGTCGCATGCTCACCCGGAGTTCACCTGCCAGCCTTGGCTACAAAGAGGTATGGACCTACGACACGTCGGGCAACATCACCAGCCACACTGACGGCCGCGGCAACAAGACGACGTACGCGTACAACACGTCCAACCAGCTGACGACCACCACCGACCCCCTCGGCGGCACCACCGCCTACACGTACACGACGCTCGGCGCCATCCAGACGGTGAAGACGCCGCGGGGCAAGGTCACCACCTACGGCTACGACACAGCCGGTAACCGGACCTCGGTGGCCACACCCCTGGGTGAGAAGGCGACGTTCACCTACGACGCGGCCGGGCGGATCCTGACCAGGACGGACCCGCGCGGCAACGCCACCGGCGCCGACGCCACCGCCTACATGACGACGTACGCCTACGACGGGCGAGGTCTGCTCAGCTCGGCCACCGACCCGCTGGGCCGCACCACGACCTACACCTACAACGGTGCAGAGCAGCTCCTCACCGCGAGGAACCCCGAGGGCGAGACCACGGCGTTCGCCTACGACGATGCCGGGCACCTGATCCGGACGACGGACGCGGCGGGGGAGTTCGTCACCCGCACCTACAGCGCCGCCGGACACCTCGCCTCCGAGACGGACGCCGCCGGCAACAAGACCACCTACACCTACGACAAAGTAGGACGCCTGCTCACCAGCGTCTCCCCGCGCGGCAACGTCACAGGCAACGACCCGGCCGCATATACGACGAGCTACGCCTACGACGCCGCAGGCAACACCACCAAGGTCACCGGACCCACCGGCGCGTTCACCACCACGACCTACGACGCGATCAACCGGCCGCTGGTGAACACCGACCAGCTCGGACACACCACCGGCTACACGTACGACGCCAACGACAACGTCACCAAGGTCACCGACGCGGCAGGCAAGACGACTCTTTCTGTCTACGACAAGAACAATCGGCTCACCAGCAGCACCAACCAGCTGAGCAAGACCAGCACCTACACCTACGACGCCGACGGGCATCTGCTCAGCAGCACTTCGCCCCTGGGCAACAAGGAGAGCTGGACCTACGACGATGACGGCCGCCGAGCCACGGCCGTCGACCCGCGAGGCAACGTCACCGGAGCCTCCCCCGCCCAGTACACCACCACCTACGACTACGACCCGTCGGGCAACCCGACCGCCGTCACCGGCCCACTCGGCAACGTGACAAGAACCGAGTACGACGCCATCGGGAAAGTCATCCGGAGAACGGACGCCGACCAGCGTGCCACCACCTACCGCTACGACAAGCTCGACCGGCTGACCACCGTCACCGCCCCCGGCGGCGCGGCCACCACCTACGGCTACGACTCGGTCGGCAACGTCGCCAGCCGGACCGACGCCAACAATCACGTCACCACCTACGGTTACGACGCGGCGCACCGCCTGACGTCGGTCACCGACCCGCTGGACCGGGTGACGACGTACGCGTACGACGCGGACAGCAATCCGGTCAAGGTGACGACGCCCCGCGGCACCACCACCCGGACGTACGACGTCCGCGGCCTGGTCACCAAGATCGACTACTCGGATGCCACGCCGGACGTCACCCTCGGCTACGACGACGCCGGGCGCATGACCGCCCGCGCCAACGCGAAGATCTCCGAGGACTTCGTCTACAACGCGGTCGGCGACCTCACCAAGACCCGCGGCTTCGCCTACACCTACGACGCCGCCGGGCAGATGCTCACCCGTAAATACTCCGACGGCAACACCATCGGCTACACCTACGACAACGACGGCCGCACCGCCACGATGACGGCCGACGGCACCACCACCTACACCTCCGACGCGGCAGGCAACCTCACCAAGACGGCACTGCCCAACACGGAGACCGAGGAACGCACCTACGACCGAGCGGGCCGCGTCACCGCCGTCACCTCCACCAAGGCGGGCACGACGGTCACCAAGACCGCCCTCACCCTGTCGGCAGCGGGCCTGCCCACCCGCGTCGACGTCACCCGTGCCGGAGTCGGCACCGGCGGCTACGACCAGACCTACGACACCGCGGGCCGCCTCACCTCCGGCTGCTACCCCCAGCCCTGGGTAACCGGCTGCCCCGCCACCCGCACCACGTCCTACACCTACGACAAGGTCGGCAACCGCCTGACCTCCACCCTCGGTGCCACGTCCACCAGCTACGCCTACGACGACGCCGACCAGCTCACCTCCACCACCACCGGGACCACCACCACCGCATACGCATACGACGCGGAAGGCAACCAGACCAAGGCCGGCGCCGACACCCTCACCTACGACCTGGCCGGACAGATCTCCGCCGCCACCGTCGCAGGCGCCAACTACACCTACGACCACGACGCCAGCGGCAACCAGGTCGCCACCCTCAAGGACGGCGCGGTCACCAGCCGCACCCAGTGGGACCCCAACGCACCCCTGCCGATCCTCGCCACCGAGTACGACAGCGCCTGGGCCGTCAAGCAGTCCTACCGCTACGACCCCCTCGGCCAGCCCGCCGCCACCAAAACCGGCACGGGCGCGGTCTTCTACTACCACCACGACACCCAGGGCTCCCCGCTCGCCGTCACCAGCAGCACCGGCACCCTCCACCAGCGCTGGGCCTACGACCCCTACGGCACCCGGGTCCTGGGCACCGTCACCGCAGGCGCACCCTCAAGCACCCCCACCTACACCGGCGCCCGCTACGAAACCACCACCGGCAACATCGACCTCCACGCCCGCCAGTACAACCCCGCTACCGGCCGCTTCAACAGCACCGATCCGGTGACCCGCAGCACCTCAAGCCACCATGTTTCCCCGTACGCATACGCCGATAACGTACCCACCCTCCTGACCGACCCGAGCGGCCGTACCCCCGAAGACCCGAACGACAGCGTCGACGGCATCGGCGACGTACTGGGCATCTTCGGGAACGCCTTCGCCGACGTCGTCAAGTCACCCTTCGTGTTCCTCGGTGACGCACAGGACGCCTTCACCGGCGAGAACGGCGGCGCCGGCGCCTTCCTCGACAAGTACCTCCCCGTCCGCCCCGCCTACCGCCTCTACCGCGCCGAATACATGCTCCGCCAACAAGGCTGCGACGCACTCGCCGACCTCTACGCCGAAGCAGCCGACGAACTCACCCAACAAGTGGCCCTCGTCGGGGTCGGCGGCCTCACCGGCTGGAGGCGACAAGCGGTCGAGCCCGAGACCTCGACCCTGGGCGCCGAAGGGCTGAGTAGTCGTCCCGCCATTATGGGGGCCAGGACGGCCACAGAGCTAAGGAACTCTCCAGGCGCTGTAACAGGTGGCGGGCGTCTGTCCGATATATCTGGTGGGTGGCTGAAGGGAACCCATGGAAGTACGGGGAAAGTCCCGGGACAGATCGGCCGACAGCTGCAGGGGAAATCCTTCAAGACATTCGGGGATTTTCGCGAGGCTTTCTGGAAGGCTGTTGCCAGTGACTCAGGTTTGGCAACAGGTTTCAGTAAATCAAACAGGACACGTATGGCTGCCGGCAGGGCACCATTTGTGGCGAACCAGCAAGCCGTGGGAAGGAATAACAAGTACGTCCTCCACCACGTAAAACCGATTCAGCATGGCGGCGGCGTCTACGATCTGGACAACCTGGTGGTTGTAACGCCCCGGTATCATGCAGAGATACTGGACCCCAACTAT